CGCGGCGGGCAGAACAGGACGCGCCGCGCTGAAGTCCTGGCTCAGTCGAGACCGAGCTTGCGGATCAGCAAGCTCAGAGTCTGGCGATCGGTATCCGACATCTCGGCTGTGCGGGCGCGGAACAGGGTCGCCTGGCTTTTCAGCATCAGACCGTCGCGCAGGATCTTCAGGTGGTTGGCCTTCAGCGTTTCCCCGGTCGAGGTGATATCGGCTATTGCCTCGGCGGTGCCGTTCTTCACCGTGCCTTCGGTCGCGCCCTGACTGTCGACCAGCTGGTAATCGGCCACGTCCTTTTCCCGCAGGAATTCCCGCACCAGACGGTGATATTTTGTCGCAATCCGCAGGCGGAACCCGTGTCGCGCCCGAAAGGCCGCCGCCGCCGCGTCGAGATCATCGAGCCCGTCCACATCGACCCAGGCCGCCGGAACCGCAAGGATCAGGTCCGCGAAACCGAAACCGAGTTCGGCCAGAGTTTCGACCCGCTGTTCCCATTGCCCCAGCTTTTCCCGCACGAGGTCCGTGCCCGTGACGCCCAGATGAATGCGGCCGGCATTCAGTTCGCGCGGGATCTCTCCGGCGCTCAGAAGCACCAGTTCGACGCCCTCGATCCCTTCGACCTTGCCGGCGTATTCACGCTCCGACCCGGTGCGGCTAAGACCGACACCATGCTGGCCAAACCAATCGAAGGTTTTTTCCATCAAACGGCCCTTGGAGGGCACACCCAGCTTGATGCTCATGCCCAGCCTCCCAACTCGATCACCATGCCCGGGCGGATCACGCCGCCGACGGCAGGGATGCCTTCGGGGCGGCCCTGGGTCGCACCGAGGACGCGGGTCAGCGCGTCATAGCGCCCCCCCGAGGCCACCGCCGGAAGATCGGGCCGGTTTTCGACCACGAAGCCGAAGACGAAACCGTCGTAGTATTCCATATGCGTGCGCCCGTAGGTGGCTTCGAATTCCAGCGCCCAGGTGTTGACGCCCCGCGTGGCCAGCGCCTCGTTCCGGGCGGCAAGGCGTTCGACGGCGAGGTTGATTGCGGGCAAATCCACCGCGATGTCGCGCAGCCGCTCCAGCGCATTGGGCAGCGTCGCGCGGACCTGCAGGATGGCCTCGATCAATTGCACGTCGCGTTCGGGGATCAACGGTTCGGCCAGATCGGCGCGCAGCGCCTCGATCCGGGCCGAGACCTCTTCGCGGCTGCGCAGCCCGATTTCGGGGGCCGCACCGGCAAAGGGATCCGCAGCGTTCAGCAGCGCAAGCCGCGCCGGCGGCGCAGGCACCCGGCCCGCATAGCGATCAAGCAGCGCCTTGAACCGGGTCGGGCGCCAGATATGACGGCGCAGCGCAGCCTTGCGGACCTCGCTGGTGCGCAGCCCGTCGACAGCTGCCATCAGTATGCCGATATCGCCGGTCATCGCCTTCAGGTTCAGCGGCAGGACCGCGGACTGGATGCGGGCGAAGACCTCGGCATCGGCGCCGACAGGGTCGCTGCCATCGAAGATCTCGAACCCGACCTGGACGTATTCGTTGGCCCGGTCCTCATCTTCTTCCTGGCGGCGAAAGACCTCGCCCGAATAGGTATAGCGCGCTGGCTCTGCGGCTTCGGACATGTGCATCTGCACCACCGGAACAGTAAAGTCCGGGCGCAGCATCTGTTCGCCGCGCAGCGTGTCGCTGGTTGTATAGGCCCGCGCGCGCAGGTCTTCGCCATAAAGATCCAGCAGCGCGGCGGCCGAGACCAGCACCGGGGTTTCCACCGGCAGGGCGCCGGCGGCTTCGAACTGGCCACGCAGGGCGGCCGCACAGGCCTTGATCCGGGCCTTGTCGGGACTGCGATAGGCCATCAGTCCGCGCCTTGCCCCAAAGGAGCCTGCCCCGACGTGTCGTGGCTCGCAATGATCTCGCGGATCTTCGCGACCAGTTCGGACCTGGGGACTTCGTACTGCGAAGGGCGGTCCTTCCACTCTTCCAGCGTCGCGTTTTCGGCGATCTGCGCACCCAGCACCAGGTCCTTGACCTGGACCACGCCATTGGCCTTTTCCTCGGCCCCTTCGATCACGGCCACCGGGCTGCCGCGCTTGTCGGCGTATTTCAACTGGTTGCCGAAGTTCTTCGGATTGCCCAGGTAGACCTCGGCGCGGATGCCGGCCTGACGCAGGTCGGACACGATGGCCTGATAGTCGGCCATGCGGTCGCGATCCATCACGGTCACGACCACCGGCCCTTCGGCCTTGCCACCCAGCCGTCCCTTGGCGTGCAGCGCCGCCAGCAGGCGGTCGACACCGATGGAGACCCCGGTTGCCGGCACTTCCTGCCCGGTAAAGCGTTTGACCAGCCCGTCGTAACGTCCGCCGCCCGCAACCGAGCCGAACTGCCGCTTGCGGCCCTTTTCGTCCAGGATTTCGAAGGTCAACTCGGCCTCGAAGACCGGGCCGGTGTAATAGCCCAAGCCGCGCACGACCGAGGGGTCGATGACGATGCGGTCCGGGCCATAGCCCTGAGCCAGCAGCAGCGACGAAATCGTTTCCAGCTCATCGACGCCTTCTGCACCGATCTCGGACCCGCCCACGGCGGCGCGCAGGTTGGCCAGCGTCTCGGCCGCATCCGCGCCTTGGGAGGTCAGGAAGGCGATCACCGGCTCTGCCTGCGCCTCCTCCAGGCCCACACCGTCGATATAGGCGCCCGAGGCGTCCAGCCGCCCCTTGCCCAGAAGCTGGCGCACGCCCGCTTCGCCAACCTTGTCGAACTTGTCGATGGTGCGCAGGACATCGGCCTGCTGGGTTTCGTCCGCGACACCCATCGCCTCGAGCACGCCATTGAGCACCTTGCGATTATTGACCCGGATCAGGTAATCGCCGCGCGGAATGCCGACCACCTCGAGGCAATCGGACAGCATGGCGCAGATTTCCGCGTCCGCCGCCACCGAAGGCGCGCCGGCCGTATCCGCATCGCATTGATAGAACTGGCGAAACCGCCCCGGTCCGGGCTTTTCGTTGCGCCAGACCGGGCCCATGGCATAGCGCCGGTAGGGAGTCGGCAGGTCGTTGCGGTGCTGGGCATAGACGCGGGCCAGCGGCGCCGTCAGGTCATAGCGCAGGGCCAGCCAGTCGCCCTTGCCCTCTTCCTCGCCGTCCTGCCAGCCAAAGACCCCGGCATTGGGGCGATCCACATCCGGAAGGAACTTGCCAAGCGCCTCGACCGTCTCGACCGCGCTGCTTTCCAGCGCGTCAAAGCCGTAGCGATGGTAGACGGCGGCGATCTTCGACAACATCTCCGTCCGTTCCGTCACCTCTGCGCCGAAGTAGTCGCGGAACCCCTTGGGGGTCTCCGCCTTCGGGCGAGGCGCTTTCTTTACCTTGGCCATCGCTTCATCCTTGCCATTTGGATTGCGACCGGGGCATAGCCCATGGGGCCCGAGGGGGCAAGCGCGGCAACGGGCCGATGCCGCCGACCACCGCCCCCGGGGATCGGCGCAGACAATCGGCGGTGCCCCGCCTTCCCTGGTGCCGAGCGGCCGAAACGACACAGATGGCCGGGTCCGGAACCGGATCAGGGCGACCGAACCCCAGACGGAGGCGGTGATGCAGGAATACGAAGAACGGATTGCCCATCTGACGCGGGCCGTCGATGACCTGTCCGAAGCGGTGGCGCGTCAGCAGGGCGAGATCATGATGCTGACCCGCCGGGTCCAGATGCTGATGGAACGCGAAGCCGCGCGCGAGGCCGAAGGCGGCGATGGCATTTACCTTGGTGACGACCAGCCGCCGCATTACTGATCCCGGCCTCGGAGCCGCGCCCGGCTCAGGCCCGATACAGGCCCGGCACGGCCGCTTCAGATTTCTTCGACCGCCAGGATACCGGGCAGACTTTTCAGCGCGCCCTTGATTTCCGGCGTGACAGGGTAGCCTTCGTTCGCCTTCATCTCGACCTCGCCCCCGCCGGGCAGCGAGGCATTGACCAGGCAGAAATGGATCGGCCCCTTCTGCACACCGCGGACGGTGTCGTTGGCGCGTTTCAACACTTCTTGCACGGCGCTGACCCCGTCGGTTTCCGACAGGAAGATCTTCAGCCCGATGGCACCCGCATCCGCGACAACCCCGTCCATCGGCACGATGCCACGCGCCAGCAGGCGCAACTGGTCGCTTTCCATCGTCGCCTCGACCGTCAGCACCACCTTTTCGCCGTTTTCCAGGAAGTCGCGGCACTGGTCGAGCGTGTCCGAAAAGATCGTGACCTCGTAGGCGCCGGTGGGATCGGACAATTGCGCAAAGGCGAAACGGTTGCCGCGCGCCGACTTGCGCTCCTGCTTGCCGGTGACGATGCCCGACAGCTTGGCGACCAGCGCGCCGCCCTCGGCCAGCTTGGCGACCTCGTCCAGGGTCTTCACCTGCTTGCGGCGCAGCGCGCCCATGTAGTCGTCCAGCGGGTGGCCCGACAGGTAGAAACCGATCGCCTTGAATTCCTCGGCCAGGCGTTCGGCGGGCAGCCAGTCGTTCACCGGGCTCAGCCGCGGTTCGGGCAGGTCGTCGCCCGCCTCGCCGAACAGGCTGACCTGGTTTGAGTTCTTCTGCTCCCAGATCGCCGCCGAATAGGCGACCAGCGCATCGAGGCTGTCAAAGACCCGACGGCGGTTGCGGTCGAGTTCATCAAAGGCCCCTGCCCGGGCCAGCATCTCGAGCGGGCGCTTGCCGACCTTCTTCAGCTCGACCCGGCGCGCGACATCGTAAAGCGTCGCGAAGGGTCGGCCATCGCGCCCCTCGACCACCAGCTTCATCGCCTCGACGCCGACGTTCTTCAGCGCCCCGAGCGCATAGACCAGCGCCCCGTCGCGCACCTTGAAGGTCGCATCCGAACGGTTCACGCAGGGCGGCGTATAGGGCAGGTCCAGCGCCTTCTTCACTTCCTGGAAATAGATGCCCAGCTTGTCCGTCAGGTGGATATCGCAGTTCATCACGCCGGCCATGAATTCGACCGGGTGGTTCGCCTTCAGCCAGGCGGTCTGGTAGCTGACCACCGCATAGGCCGCCGCGTGGGACTTGTTGAAACCGTAGTTGGCGAATTTCTCCAGAAGGTCGAAGACCTCGGTCGCCTTCTTCTTGTCGACGCCATTGGCCGCCGCACCCTTCTCGAATTTCGGGCGTTCGGCGTCCATCGCCTCCTTGATCTTCTTGCCCATGGCGCGACGCAACAGGTCGGCGCCGCCAAGCGAATAGCCCCCCATGACCTGGGCAATCTGCATCACCTGTTCCTGGTAGACGATGATGCCCTGGGTTTCCTCCAGGATGTGGTCGATGGTGGGGTGAACCGAGGTGATCTCGCGCTTGCCGTTCTTGACCTCGCAATAGACCGGGATGTTTTCCATCGGGCCGGGCCGGTAAAGCGCCACAAGCGCCACGATATCCTCGATGCAGGTGGGCTTCATCTGCTTCAGCGCATCCATCATGCCGGTGGATTCCACCTGGAACACGGCGACGGTCTTGGCGCGGGCGTAAAGGTCGTAGGTCTTTTCATCCTCCAGCGGGATGAGGTTGATCTGGTTCTCCGCCCCCGGCGCGGGTTCGTAAAGCTGGGTACCGTCTGCGGCGACATGCAGCGGGCGCCCGCTTGCGTGGATCTGTTCGATCGCGTTCTGGATCACGGTCAGGGTCTTCAGGCCAAGGAAGTCGAACTTCACCAGACCGGCCTGTTCGACCCATTTCATGTTGAACTGCGTCGCCGGCATGTCGGATCGCGGATCCTGGTAAAGCGGCACCAGGTGGTCCAGAGGGCGGTCCCCGATCACCACCCCGGCCGCGTGGGTCGAGGCGTTGCGCAACAGCCCCTCGACCTGCATGCCGTACTTCAGCAGCCGGTCGACGACCTCTTCGTTGCGGGCCTCTTCGGCCAGGCGCGGTTCGTCCAGCAGGGCCTTTTCGATGGAAACGGGTTTCACGCCCTCCACCGGGATCAACTTGGACAGCCGGTCGACCTGGCCGTAGGGCATCTGCAACACGCGCCCGATGTCACGCACGGCGGCCTTGGACAGCAGCGCACCGAAGGTGATGATCTGACCGACCTTGTCGCGGCCGTACTTCTCCTGCACGTAGCGGATCACCTCTTCGCGGCGGTCCATGCAGAAGTCGATGTCGAAGTCGGGCATCGAGACCCGTTCGGGGTTCAGGAACCGCTCGAACAGCAGGCTGTAGCGCAGCGGGTCAAGGTCGGTGATCGTCAGCGCATAGGCGACCAGCGAGCCCGCACCCGACCCCCGCCCCGGCCCGACGGGAATGTCGTGATCCTTGGCCCATTGGATGAAATCCGCAACGATCAGGAAGTAGCCGGGAAAGCCCATGCCCTCGATGATGCCCAGTTCGAAATCGAGGCGTTTCTGATAGTCCTCGACCGAAACCGCATGGGGGATCACGGCCAGGCGCTTTTGCAGGCCCTCGTTGGCCATGCGGCGCAATTCAGCCACCTCGTCATCGGCAAACTTCGGCAGGATCGGGTCGCGGCGATAGGCCATGAAGGCGCAGCGTCTGGCGATCTCGACCGTGTTCTCGATGGCTTCGGGCAGATCGGCGAACAGGGTCGCCATTTCCTGCGGACTCTTGAAATAATGCTGCGCGGTCAAGCGGCGGCGCGGCTGCTGCTGGTCGACATAGGCGCCATCCGCGATGCAGATCAGCGCATCATGGGCCTCGTACATCGCGGGTTTGGGGAAATAGACATCGTTGGTCGCCACCAGCGGCAGATCCATCGCATAGGCCATTTCGACGAAACCGCGTTCGGTCTGGCGTTCCGCCAGCGGCAACCCGTCTTCTTCGGGGTGGCGCTGCAATTCGACATAAAGCCGATCCGGGAAGGCGGCGGCAAGGCGGCTCATAAGCGCCTGCGCCTCGGGGCGGTTGCCGTTCTGCAGCAATTGCCCCACCGGGCCCAGCGCCCCGCCCGACAGGCAGATCAGCCCGCCCGCGTGGGCTTCAAGCTCTTCCAGCGTGACATGGGGCAGCTCTCCGCGATGCGCGATATAGAGGCAGGAGTTCAGCTTCATCAGGTTTTCGTAACCGGATTCGTCCTGGGCCAGCAGAACCACCGGCGCGGGGGGCCTGGGACGTTCGCCCGGCTCGGGGCGGTGCCATTGCAGATCGACCTGGCAGCCGATGATCGGCTGCACCCCGGCCCCGGCAAGGGTGACGGAAAACTCAAGGGCCGCGAACATGTTGTTCGTGTCGGTCATGGCAAGGGCCGGCATCCCGGAGGCTTCGCAAAGCGCCGGCAGCTTCTTCAGCCGCAGGGCGCCTTCCAGCAGGGAATATTCGGTATGGGTGCGGAGGTGGATGAATCGGGGGGCGCTGCTCATCGCGCGACCCTATGCCCGGCCCGGCAGCGCGGCAAGATCGCAGACCGGCGTTTTCGGCGCGCCCTTGTGGCGGGCCAGGGTCACCGTTAACTCAACCCCTTGAAAACAAGTATGCCTACCTTTCGGGCTAAGTTTTCCTTGCGGCATGTCCGCGCCGGGGGCAAGGTCGGTCGCATGGCCAATCTCGACCTGACCTTACTCTTGTCCGCGCTTTCCGATCCGACCCGCCGGGCGGTGGTTGAACGGCTGACCCACGGGCCGGCAGCGATCAAGGAACTGGCCGCCCCGTTCGACATGGCCCTGCCGTCATTTCTGAAGCATATCGATGCGCTGGAACGCGCCGGGCTGCTGACCAGCTGGAAGGAAGGGCGGCAAAGGTTCTGCCGTCTGAACCGCCTGTCGCTGGATCCGGTCAGCGACTGGCTGGCCGATCAGCAGGGCCGTGTACGTCCCTATGACCGGGAAGGCATGGAAATGCCGGAAGGCGACAGCCCGGCCCCGGATGCCGATTCCGCCCACGATGCAAACCCGCCCCCCCCGAACCGCCGCAACCCAAGGAGGGCCCTGCCATGACTTCGGATCTCGACCTCACGCTGACCCGCATCATCCCGGCCCCGCCGCTGACGGTCTGGCGCTGTTGGATCGAAGCCCCTTTGTTGATGAAATGGTTCACCCCGGCCCCGGTGCGGACCCTGGCGGCGGATGTCGATCCGCGCCCCGGCGGGCGGTTCCACACCCGGATGGGCCTGCCCGACGGCACCGAGGTGGATTCCGAAGGCTGCATCCTGACTGCCGAACCGGGCCGCAGCCTGATCTTCACCGATACCATGTCGCAGGATTACCGCCCCAATACCCAGCCCTTCATGTCCGCGCGCCTGTCCTTCCGCCCCGCCCCCGGCGGCACCATCTACGAAGCGCTGATCCTGCATGCCGATGCCGAAACCCGGCAGCGGCACGAGGAGATGGGCTTTCATGAAGGCTGGAGCCAGGCCACGGACCAGTTGAGCGACCTGGCAGCATCGCTTAACAATTAGGCCATTTCCCGGCGTCAGATCAAAAATTCGCCACATCAGACCTTGCAAGGACAGGGTTGCATGTCTTTGATGGGTCGAACTGTTTCGCCGCCCCCCTTCCGCCGCATCGGGGGGGCCTTGCTGGCTGGGGTAACGCGGTGGATGATATCTGCATGACACTCTCCTTTCACCTGAACGGAGACCGGGTGGACCTTCGGGACGTTCCGCCCACGACAACGCTTCTGGACTGGCTACGGATCGATCGGGGGCTGACCGGGACAAAGGAAGGCTGCAACGAAGGCGATTGCGGCGCCTGCACGGTGATGGTCACCGGCGAGGACGGGCCGAAGGCGCTGAACGCCTGCATCCTGTTCCTGCCGCAACTTCAGGGCAAATCCGTGACCACCGTCGAAGGGCTGACACCGGCCGAGGGCGGCCTGCATCCCGTCCAGCAGGCCATGGTCGACGAACATGGTTCGCAATGCGGGTTCTGTACCCCCGGTTTCGTCATGTCGATGGCCACGGCGCAGATCACCGGCGAAGCCGATCACGACCTGACGCTGGCGGGCAACCTGTGCCGCTGCACGGGCTATGCCCCGATCATCCGCGCCGCGGACAAGGCCGTGACGGCGCCGGTGCCCGCCCATCTGCCCGCCACCTTCCGCATGCCGGTCGAGCCCGAGGGCACGGCGTTCCAGCCCGAAACCGCAGACGATCTGGCAGCCTGGTACGCCATGCACCCGCAGGCGACGCTGGTCGCCGGGGCCACCGACCTTGGCCTGCATGTCACCAAGGCCATGCGGGACCTGGGCGAGGTCGCCTTCCTGAACCGCTGCGCCGATCTGAAAGGGATCGAGGTCACCGAGACCGAGATCCGCATCGGTGCCATGGTCACCTTTTCCGAGCTTCTGCCGGTCATCACGCCCATCCACCCCGGTTTCGCGACCATGCTGAAACGCTTTGCCTCCGTTCAGGTGCGCAATGCCGCGACCGTGGGTGGAAATATCGCCAATGGTTCGCCCATCGGGGACAGCCCGCCGGCCTTCATCGCGCTTGGCGCGCAGGTGCATCTGCGCAAGGGCGAGGAAAGGCGCAGCCTGCTGGTCGAGGAGTTCTTCCTTGAATACGGCAAGCAGGACCGGGCGCCCGGCGAATTCGTCGAGGCGATCAGCATTCCGCGCCAGCCCGACCGGCTGGCCTGCTACAAGCTGTCCAAACGCGCCGATCAGGATATCTCGGCCGTCTGCGGCTGCTTCAACATTACGGTCGAGGACGGCGTGGTCACCGACGCGAAAATCGCCTTTGGCGGCATGGCGGGCGTGCCCAAGCGCGCGACGGCGGTCGAGGCCGCCATCACCGGCCAGCTCTGGAACGAGACGATCCTTGCCACCGCCGCCCCCGCCTGGGCGCAGGATTTCCAGCCGCTCAGCGACATGCGGGCTTCGGCGGACTACCGGCTGACCTCGGCGGCCAACATGCTGGAACGCTACCTGCTGACCGACATGGGACAGATGACGACCCTTGCGGAGGTTTCGGCATGAACGATCAGGTTCGCAAACCCCTGCCCCATGACGCCGCCCCCCTGCATGTGACGGGCGAGGCGCGCTATGTCGACGACATCCCGATGCCGGCGAATTGCCTGCACCTGGCCTTCGGCACC
The Pseudooceanicola algae genome window above contains:
- a CDS encoding ArsR/SmtB family transcription factor → MANLDLTLLLSALSDPTRRAVVERLTHGPAAIKELAAPFDMALPSFLKHIDALERAGLLTSWKEGRQRFCRLNRLSLDPVSDWLADQQGRVRPYDREGMEMPEGDSPAPDADSAHDANPPPPNRRNPRRALP
- the hisG gene encoding ATP phosphoribosyltransferase, translating into MSIKLGVPSKGRLMEKTFDWFGQHGVGLSRTGSEREYAGKVEGIEGVELVLLSAGEIPRELNAGRIHLGVTGTDLVREKLGQWEQRVETLAELGFGFADLILAVPAAWVDVDGLDDLDAAAAAFRARHGFRLRIATKYHRLVREFLREKDVADYQLVDSQGATEGTVKNGTAEAIADITSTGETLKANHLKILRDGLMLKSQATLFRARTAEMSDTDRQTLSLLIRKLGLD
- a CDS encoding SRPBCC family protein codes for the protein MTSDLDLTLTRIIPAPPLTVWRCWIEAPLLMKWFTPAPVRTLAADVDPRPGGRFHTRMGLPDGTEVDSEGCILTAEPGRSLIFTDTMSQDYRPNTQPFMSARLSFRPAPGGTIYEALILHADAETRQRHEEMGFHEGWSQATDQLSDLAASLNN
- a CDS encoding SlyX family protein, with protein sequence MQEYEERIAHLTRAVDDLSEAVARQQGEIMMLTRRVQMLMEREAAREAEGGDGIYLGDDQPPHY
- a CDS encoding ATP phosphoribosyltransferase regulatory subunit, whose translation is MAYRSPDKARIKACAAALRGQFEAAGALPVETPVLVSAAALLDLYGEDLRARAYTTSDTLRGEQMLRPDFTVPVVQMHMSEAAEPARYTYSGEVFRRQEEDEDRANEYVQVGFEIFDGSDPVGADAEVFARIQSAVLPLNLKAMTGDIGILMAAVDGLRTSEVRKAALRRHIWRPTRFKALLDRYAGRVPAPPARLALLNAADPFAGAAPEIGLRSREEVSARIEALRADLAEPLIPERDVQLIEAILQVRATLPNALERLRDIAVDLPAINLAVERLAARNEALATRGVNTWALEFEATYGRTHMEYYDGFVFGFVVENRPDLPAVASGGRYDALTRVLGATQGRPEGIPAVGGVIRPGMVIELGGWA
- the xdhA gene encoding xanthine dehydrogenase small subunit, which translates into the protein MTLSFHLNGDRVDLRDVPPTTTLLDWLRIDRGLTGTKEGCNEGDCGACTVMVTGEDGPKALNACILFLPQLQGKSVTTVEGLTPAEGGLHPVQQAMVDEHGSQCGFCTPGFVMSMATAQITGEADHDLTLAGNLCRCTGYAPIIRAADKAVTAPVPAHLPATFRMPVEPEGTAFQPETADDLAAWYAMHPQATLVAGATDLGLHVTKAMRDLGEVAFLNRCADLKGIEVTETEIRIGAMVTFSELLPVITPIHPGFATMLKRFASVQVRNAATVGGNIANGSPIGDSPPAFIALGAQVHLRKGEERRSLLVEEFFLEYGKQDRAPGEFVEAISIPRQPDRLACYKLSKRADQDISAVCGCFNITVEDGVVTDAKIAFGGMAGVPKRATAVEAAITGQLWNETILATAAPAWAQDFQPLSDMRASADYRLTSAANMLERYLLTDMGQMTTLAEVSA
- the hisS gene encoding histidine--tRNA ligase, which translates into the protein MAKVKKAPRPKAETPKGFRDYFGAEVTERTEMLSKIAAVYHRYGFDALESSAVETVEALGKFLPDVDRPNAGVFGWQDGEEEGKGDWLALRYDLTAPLARVYAQHRNDLPTPYRRYAMGPVWRNEKPGPGRFRQFYQCDADTAGAPSVAADAEICAMLSDCLEVVGIPRGDYLIRVNNRKVLNGVLEAMGVADETQQADVLRTIDKFDKVGEAGVRQLLGKGRLDASGAYIDGVGLEEAQAEPVIAFLTSQGADAAETLANLRAAVGGSEIGAEGVDELETISSLLLAQGYGPDRIVIDPSVVRGLGYYTGPVFEAELTFEILDEKGRKRQFGSVAGGGRYDGLVKRFTGQEVPATGVSIGVDRLLAALHAKGRLGGKAEGPVVVTVMDRDRMADYQAIVSDLRQAGIRAEVYLGNPKNFGNQLKYADKRGSPVAVIEGAEEKANGVVQVKDLVLGAQIAENATLEEWKDRPSQYEVPRSELVAKIREIIASHDTSGQAPLGQGAD
- the dnaE gene encoding DNA polymerase III subunit alpha, coding for MSSAPRFIHLRTHTEYSLLEGALRLKKLPALCEASGMPALAMTDTNNMFAALEFSVTLAGAGVQPIIGCQVDLQWHRPEPGERPRPPAPVVLLAQDESGYENLMKLNSCLYIAHRGELPHVTLEELEAHAGGLICLSGGALGPVGQLLQNGNRPEAQALMSRLAAAFPDRLYVELQRHPEEDGLPLAERQTERGFVEMAYAMDLPLVATNDVYFPKPAMYEAHDALICIADGAYVDQQQPRRRLTAQHYFKSPQEMATLFADLPEAIENTVEIARRCAFMAYRRDPILPKFADDEVAELRRMANEGLQKRLAVIPHAVSVEDYQKRLDFELGIIEGMGFPGYFLIVADFIQWAKDHDIPVGPGRGSGAGSLVAYALTITDLDPLRYSLLFERFLNPERVSMPDFDIDFCMDRREEVIRYVQEKYGRDKVGQIITFGALLSKAAVRDIGRVLQMPYGQVDRLSKLIPVEGVKPVSIEKALLDEPRLAEEARNEEVVDRLLKYGMQVEGLLRNASTHAAGVVIGDRPLDHLVPLYQDPRSDMPATQFNMKWVEQAGLVKFDFLGLKTLTVIQNAIEQIHASGRPLHVAADGTQLYEPAPGAENQINLIPLEDEKTYDLYARAKTVAVFQVESTGMMDALKQMKPTCIEDIVALVALYRPGPMENIPVYCEVKNGKREITSVHPTIDHILEETQGIIVYQEQVMQIAQVMGGYSLGGADLLRRAMGKKIKEAMDAERPKFEKGAAANGVDKKKATEVFDLLEKFANYGFNKSHAAAYAVVSYQTAWLKANHPVEFMAGVMNCDIHLTDKLGIYFQEVKKALDLPYTPPCVNRSDATFKVRDGALVYALGALKNVGVEAMKLVVEGRDGRPFATLYDVARRVELKKVGKRPLEMLARAGAFDELDRNRRRVFDSLDALVAYSAAIWEQKNSNQVSLFGEAGDDLPEPRLSPVNDWLPAERLAEEFKAIGFYLSGHPLDDYMGALRRKQVKTLDEVAKLAEGGALVAKLSGIVTGKQERKSARGNRFAFAQLSDPTGAYEVTIFSDTLDQCRDFLENGEKVVLTVEATMESDQLRLLARGIVPMDGVVADAGAIGLKIFLSETDGVSAVQEVLKRANDTVRGVQKGPIHFCLVNASLPGGGEVEMKANEGYPVTPEIKGALKSLPGILAVEEI